The genomic DNA ACGCCAGGTCGGGCCGCGCCTTCTACGCCAACGAGACCGCGCCCACCCTGCCGACCGGCATCGCCGGCCTCGTCAGTGACGTGACCGGCCTCAACAACCGCGCCCAGTTGCACCGCCAGTCGACCTCCACCGTCGCCCCGCGCAACGGCCCGGACGGCGGCTACACCCCGGCGCAGCTCAAGGGCGGCTACAACGTCTCCGGCACGTACACCGGCAGCGGCCAGAAGATCGCGCTGCTGGAGTTCGACGGCTTCCAGCAGGCCAACATCACCAAGTACGACACCAACTACAGCCTGGGTTCGCCCACTCCGACCGTGTCGAAGGTAGACGGCGGTTCCGGCGCGCTCGGTGACGGTCAGGTCGAGGTCGAGCTGGACATCGAGGTGCTGCACGCGATCGCCCCGAAGGCGAACGTCACGGTCTTCGAGGGCCCGAACTCCGACGCCGGTGAGGTCGACACCTACCAGGCCATCGTCGACAGCGGCATCCCGACCACCTCGATCAGTTGGGGTGCCTCCGAGAGCCAGCGCACCACCTCCAACATCAACGCCGTGGACGCCGTGTTCAAGGCGGGCGCTGCCGAGGGCCTCGGCTTCTACGCCGCCTCCGGCGACGACGGCTCCGACGACGCGGGCGACGGCACGACCACCGTCGACTTCCCGGCCAGCGACCCGTACGTCACGGGCGTCGGCGGCACCAAGCTGACCGTCACCTCCGCCAACGCGTTCAGCAAGGAAGTGGCCTGGTCCGGCGGTGGCGGCGGCAAGTCCTCCGTCTTCAAGATCCCGAGCTGGCAGACCGCGGTGCAGAAGAGCGCCGGCGGCGGCTACCGCCAGGTTCCGGACGTCTCGGCGCACGCCAACCCCAGCCCCGGCGTCTCCATCTACTCGCAGGGCACCTGGACCTCGGTCGGCGGCACCAGCGCCGCCGCACCCGAGTGGGCCGCGTTCGGCGCGCTCTACAACCAGCAGGCCGCAGCGGCCGGCAAGGCCAACCTCGGCTTCGCCAACCCCGCGCTCTACACGGCGAGCGGCACCGGCTTCCACGACATCACCAGTGGCAGCAACGGCGCCTACTCCGCGGCCACCGGCTGGGACTTCACCACCGGCTGGGGCTCCTACAACGCGGCGACCCTGGCGACCAAGCTGCTCGGCTGACCGCCTGTGGCTGAACACCGATGAATGAAGCGCGGGCCGGGAATCACTCCCGGCCCGCGCTGCGTGTCACCTGAACTTCGCTTTGCCGGGGCCCTCTTCGACGAAGCT from Streptomyces sp. NBC_01478 includes the following:
- a CDS encoding S53 family peptidase codes for the protein MTSRLKLVGLVAVPALLAAAVPSAYAAAQPHTTRAAITGDVLKGLGHDAARTGAVSASKRISVAISLTPRNDKALDTFIANVSNPRSSSYGHYLTKAQFAARFGRTDAEVKQVKDFLRAQGLTVGKVHSGNLLVDASGTAAQLEKAFGTKLSTWKDARSGRAFYANETAPTLPTGIAGLVSDVTGLNNRAQLHRQSTSTVAPRNGPDGGYTPAQLKGGYNVSGTYTGSGQKIALLEFDGFQQANITKYDTNYSLGSPTPTVSKVDGGSGALGDGQVEVELDIEVLHAIAPKANVTVFEGPNSDAGEVDTYQAIVDSGIPTTSISWGASESQRTTSNINAVDAVFKAGAAEGLGFYAASGDDGSDDAGDGTTTVDFPASDPYVTGVGGTKLTVTSANAFSKEVAWSGGGGGKSSVFKIPSWQTAVQKSAGGGYRQVPDVSAHANPSPGVSIYSQGTWTSVGGTSAAAPEWAAFGALYNQQAAAAGKANLGFANPALYTASGTGFHDITSGSNGAYSAATGWDFTTGWGSYNAATLATKLLG